CGGGTTCGTCGTCGCCAACAACCTCCTGATGGCGTTCATGTTCTTCGAGCTGGTGGGCCTGTGTTCCTACCTGCTCATCGGGTTCTGGTTCCGCGAGGACGGCCCGCCGAGCGCCGCGAAGAAGGCGTTCCTGGTCACCCGCTTCGGTGACTACTTCTTCCTCATCGGCGTCGTCGGCATCGTCGCCACCTTCGGCACGGGCCTCTTTGCCCCCATCACGCGGGGCGGCGAGGTCTCGGCCGCGAGCTTCCCGATGCTGGCGGAAGCCGCGATCACCGAGGGGGCCACCGAGGGCATCGCGATGCTCGACACCGTCGGCATGGCACCCCAGGCCTGGTTCACCGTCCTGGGACTGCTCGTGCTCGGCGGCGTCATCGGCAAGTCCGCGCAGTTCCCGCTGCACACTTGGCTCCCCGACGCGATGGAGGGCCCGACGCCGGTCTCCGCGCTCATCCACGCAGCGACGATGGTCGCGGCCGGCGTCTACCTCGTCGCGCGGATGTACGGGTTCTACGCCCTCTCGCCGACCGCGCTCGCGGTCATCGCGCTCGTCGGTGGGTTCACGGCGCTGTTCGCCGCCACGATGGGCCTGGTCAAACAGGAGATCAAGCAGGTGCTGGCGTACTCCACCATCTCCCAGTACGGCTACATGATGCTCGCGCTGGGCTCCGGTGGCTACATCGCCGCGGTCTTCCACCTGACGACCCACGCCGTGTTCAAGGCGCTGCTGTTCCTCGGCGCGGGGTCGGTCATCATCGCCATGCACCACAACGAGAACATGTGGGACATGGGCGGTCTGAAAGACAAGATGCCGGTGACCTACTACGCCTTCCTCTCCGGGTCGCTGGCGCTCGCCGGCATCCTGCCCTTCGCCGGCTTCTGGTCGAAAGACGAGGTGCTCTACGAGGCGCTCATCCACGGCCTCGGGAGCGAGGGCGGCCTCGCCACCTCGTACATCATCGCGTACGCGATGGGGCTCCTGGCCGTCTTCTTCACCGGCTTCTACACCTTCCGGATGGTGTTCCTCACCTTCCACGGCGAGCCGCGCACCGAGACGGCGCGTGACCCCCACGGCGTTCGCTGGAACGTCAAGGGGCCACTGGCCGTGCTCGGCGTGCTCGCCGCGACGGTCGGGTTCATCAACATGAAGCCCGTCGCGGAGCTGACCGGCGCGCACATCGACTTCCTGCACGCGTGGCTCGAAGGGCCCGAAGAGGGCGGGTGGCCGGCGCTGCTCGCGACCGACTCGGCCCACTACGGCGAACTGCTGCACGACGTCGCCGGCGTCGCCGCCGGCGAACCGCTCGGTGCCATCGGCACGCTGCTCGCATCGGCGGCGGTCTCCCTGGCGCTCGCCGTCGCCGGTGCCGGGTTCGCGACCGCGCTGTATCGCGGCCCGGACCCCGAGGAGCACACCGACAAGCTGGGCAGTCTGAAGACGCTATTCATGCACAACTACTATCAAGACGAGTACCAGGTATGGCTCGCCACCGGGTTCACCTACCCGCTGGCCCGCGTGATGGACAAGTTCGACCAGGGCGTCGTCGACGGCGTCGTCAACGGCGTCTCCAGCGTGAGCCTGTTCAGCGGCCAGCGCGTCCGGCGCATCCAGTCGGGCGTCGTCAGTAACTACGCGATGCTGCTGACGCTGGGGCTGGTCTTGCTCCTTGCGGCCTTCGGTATCATCGGGGGGTGGTTCTGAATGCTGGTCGCCGTCCTCCTCGCGGTGACGCTGCTGGGCGCGGCCGTCGTCATGCTCTCGCCCGACCGGTACGCCGGCAAGCTCGCGGCCGCCATCAGTGCCGTCCCGGCGCTGCTGAGCGTCTACATGTACTGGGCGTACCTGACGCAGTTCGAGGGTACCGGCAACGCACTGCTCCAGCCGGGCGACGTCGCCTTCGGCCAGCAGATTCCGTGGATCGACTTCGGTGGCCTGAGCATCTCGTACTACGTCGGCCTCGACGGCGTCAGCATGCCGCTGCTCGCGCTGACGACCATCCTGACGACGCTGGCCATCGTCTCCGCGTGGACGCCAATCGACGACCGCCAGTCCCAGTTCTACGGGCTGATGCTGTTCATGGAGACGAGCCTCATCGGCGTCTTTACCGCGCTCGACTTCTTCCTCTGGTTCGTCTTCTGGGAGGGCGTGCTCATCCCGATGTACTTCCTCATCGGCGTCTGGGGCGGCCCGCGGCGCAAGTACGCCGCCATCAAGTTCTTCGTCTACACGAACGTGGCCTCGCTGGTCATGTTCGCGGGCCTGTTCGCGCTCGTGTTCTCGACGGACCTCACGTCGCTGGCCCTGCCGGCGATGGCCGAGGCGTTCCGCAACGCGTCGGGCCTGCCGACCATCGCCGGGTTCGGCCTGGCGACGATCTCGTTCGTCCTGATGTTCTTCGGCTTCGCGGTGAAGGTGCCAGTCTTCCCGTTCCACACCTGGCTCCCGGACGCCCACGTCGAGGCGCCGACACCGGTGTCGGTGATGCTGGCCGGCGTCCTCCTGAAAATGGGGACGTACGCCCTGCTGCGGTTCAACTTCACGATGCTGCCGGAGACGGCCCAGCAACTCGCCGTCCCGCTTGCCATCGTCGGCGTCGTCAGCGTCATCTACGGCGCGACGCTGGCGCTGGCCCAGCGTGACCTGAAACGCATCGTCGCGTACTCCTCCATCTCCTCGATGGGCTACGTCATCCTCGGGCTGGTCGCCTTTACCCCCCACGGCATGGGCGGGGCGACCTTCCAGATGATCGCCCACGGCCTCATCTCGGGGCTGATGTTCATGTCCGTCGGCGTTATCTACAACGTGACCCACACGCGGATGGTCGGGGACATGTCCGGCCTCGCGGACAAGATGCCATGGACGGTCGGCATCTTCGTCTCGGCCGCCTTCGGCTACATGGGCCTGCCGCTCATGGCCGGCTTCGCCGCCGAGTTCCTCATCTTCCAGGGCGCGTTCGACGCCGCGACGCTCGGCAGTGCCGCGCCGGTGCTCACAGCGGCGGCGATGTTCGGCATCGTCATCGTCGCGGGCTACCTGCTGTGGGCCATGCAGCGCACCCTCTTCGGTGCGTTCGACTTAGAGACGGACTACACGGTGTCCGAAGCAGCGTTCCACGACGTCGCACCGCTGGCAGTCCTCCTGCTGCTGGTCATCGTGCTCGGCGTCAACCCCGACCTCTCCTACGAGATGATTCAGAACTCGATTCTCCCGGTGATAGACCTCGGAGGTGGTGCATAGATGGTGACACAGATGGCGGCACTGCAGATGTCGAGTCTGCCAGCGTGGACGTCGTTGGCGCCACCGCTGGCGCTCGCCGTGACCGCGCTCGTCCTCCTGCTGGTCGACAGCATCGACCCCGACACGACCAACACGGGCCTGCTCGCAGGCGTCTCCGTCGTCGGCTCGCTGACCTCGCTGGCCTTTGCCGTCTGGTTCGTCGTCGGCGGCACGGGCATTCCCGCAAGTCAGGGCGGCCAGGGCACGCCGGTGCTGTTCAACGGCCAGCTGGTCGTCGACCAGCTCGCGCTGTTCTTCATGGTCATCGTCGGGAGCGTCACCGCACTGGTGACCCTGGCGAGCTACGACTACGTGCGCGAACACAGCTACCAGGCCGAGTACTACTCGCTGGTGTTGCTCGCCGCGACCGGGATGTCGGTGCTCTCGGCGACGAATTCGCTCGCCTCGGCGTTCGTCGCCCTCGAGCTCGTCTCGCTGCCCTCCTACGCGCTCGTCGCGTTCCTGAAGAAGAACAAGGGCAGCGTCGAGGCGGCGCTGAAGTACTTCCTCATCGGCGCGGTCTCCTCGGCCGTCTTCGCCTACGGCATCTCGCTCGTGTACGCCGCGACCGGCGTCCTCCGGTTCGACGCCGTGGCGACGGCCATCGAGAGCGGCGTCCTGCAGACCGTCGTCGACGGGTCGGTGCAGGCACAAGCTGGGGAACCCAGCGTGCCGATGTCCATCCTCGGCGTCGGCATCCTGCTGGTCATCGGCGGCGTCGCGTTCAAGACCGCCGCCGTGCCGTTCCACTTCTGGGCGCCGGAGGCGTACGAGGGTGCACCCGCGCCCATCTCGGCGTTCCTCTCCTCGGCGTCGAAGGCCGCCGGCTTCGTGCTGGCGTTCCGCGTCTTCGCGACCGCGTTCCCCATCCAGACGCTCATCGCCGACGGCGGGGCCCTGAACTGGGTCGTCGCCTTCCAGGTGCTGGCAATCGCGACGATGTTCATCGGGAACTTCGCCGCGGCCACCCAGGAGTCGGTCAAGCGGATGCTGGCTTACTCCAGCGTCGGGCACGCCGGCTACGTCCTCATCGGGCTGGCGGCGCTATCCTCCTCGGGTGAGGGGCTGGCGTTCAGTCTCTCGGCCGGGATGGCCCACCTGCTCGTCTACGGCTTCATGAACACGGGCGCGTTCCTGTTCATCGCGCTGGCCGAGTACTGGGGCGTCGGCCGTCGCTTCGAGGACTACAACGGCCTCGGCCGCGAGGCACCGCTGGCCTGCGCGGCGATGACGGTCTTCCTCTTCAGCCTGGCCGGCCTGCCCATCGGCGGCGGGTTCTTCTCGAAGTTCTACCTGTTCTCGGCGACGATGAACGTCGGCGCGTGGTCACTCGCGGCCGCCCTCGTCATCAACAGCGCGCTCTCCTTGTTCTACTACTCGCGGGTCGTCAAGGCGATGTGGATCGAGGAGCCGACCGGCGAGGACCGCGTCGAGTCGTACCCGACCGGGCTGTACACCGCCATCGTCGCGGCCGCCGTCGCGACGGTGCTGCTGGTGCCTGGCTTCGACTACGTCTCCAGCGTGGCCTTCCGCGCCGCCACGCTGCTGTAGACGCGACACCACATTTCGAGAGTCGCGGTCCGTCGTTCCTCAGGCCCGTTCGTAGACGACCACGCCACCCGTCTCGCGTCGCTCGACGCGGCCCCGTGCTTCCAGTACATCCAGATGTCCGACAGCCTCGCTCATCCCCGAGAAGTACTCCGTGGCCGGGAGGTCGCCGAACAGGTCGGTCATCACCGCTGCCGGCGTCGTGGCTCCTTCGTCGACGATGTCCGCCACTTCGTCTGTCCGGCTCTCGTGGGCGGCGAGAATCTCGTCGATGCGGTCACGTGGCGACTCGACGGGCTCTCGGTGCCCGGTGAGAAACCGGTCGTGGCCCTGCTCGCGGAGCCACCGTAGCGAGTCATTGAACGCCGGGAGCACGCGGGGTCGCTGGCCGCCGCGGTCGACTGGTGGCAGGAGGAACGGGTTGGGCGTGATGTCGGCCAGAACGTTGTCGCCGACGATACCAGTGTCGTCGCCGTCGTCGTCGAAACTGAAGATAATCTCGCCGGCGGCGTGGCCAGTGACCTCGTCGACGGTGAGTCGTTCGTCGGCCACGGTGACGACGTCGCCGGCCGCGAGCTCGCGGTCCGTCGCGACGCTCTGGGCGTACGGCAGGAACGCCTCGGGCAGTTGCGTGACCGCCACCGCCGTCTCGCGGGAGATACCACACCGTTCGAAGAAGTCCGCGAAGTACTCCTGTTCGTAGTGGAGTCGAGCCGCGAAGTCGACCATGATGTCGGCCGCAGTACTGCTCGCGAGGACGCGCGCCCCGTTCGAACGCAGCCGCGCCGCCAGTCCGAAGTGGTCCGGGTGCGGGTGTGTCACCAGCACCTGTTCGACGTCGCTTGGCGCGAGTTCGCGGGCCTCGAGGGCCTCGAGCAACCGTGCCCACGCCTCTTCGCTGTCCGGGCCCGGGTCGACGACGGTCCGACCCGCAACGTACGCGTTGACCGCGCCGACCTGGAACGGCGTCGGTATCGACACCCGTGTGAACATACAGCCCCCTTCCCGCGCTCCCGGCAAAACAGTTGGTACCGCGGCCGGACATGCGTTCTTCCCAGCAGGTTCGGGACTGCCACAAAGGATATATTCGTCCTCGGCGTAAGGTCAAATATGAACAGGCACTTCGAAGACGCACGGTACTACCTCAAGCGCGCCGGCGAGACAGCGACGAAAGGGGTCAAGACCGAACTGGAACCCATCGAGCAGCGGTTCCGCGAACTGACTGGCAACGAGGAGGAACCCGAACCCAACCGCCTGGACCAGATCAAAGCCGACCTGAAAGAGCTCCAGGGCAAAGCCGAAGGTGAGGCTGCGAAAGCCATCGAGGACGCTCGCGAGAAGATCGAAGACTACCGCGGCACCGAACAGCAGGAAGCGTAGTCGGAAAGCAATTCTTAAGGTATCCCCTCCGATACCTTCTGGTGTCGCGGGTTGGTGATCTAGTCCGGTTATGATACCTCCTTCACACGGAGGAAGTCGGCGGTTCGAATCCGCCCCGACCCACTACTAATTGACACGTTTTTGAAGGTGCGCTATCTCCGGTACCGGAGGCTCTACGCCGCGAAATCCCGCCCGGCAGGCATCGCACCGATCTGCATTCGTGCAGTGAGTGAGCGCTGCTGTGTCGGACCGTAGGCACGTCTCCCAAAACGGTTGAAGGAAACTTATCAATTGGGGGATCGAGAACAACCAGTCTGTTTAAGCAGTGACGCGAGCAAGGGTGTATGCAGGGCTGGTGGTCTAGTTCGGTTATGACGGTTCCTTCACACGGAACAGGTCCCAAGTTCAAATCTTGGCCAGCCCACTTCTATGGTGATTTCAGAGACAGACTCAAGAATCACTCTCTCGTCGCTGCTTCCTTTCACACCACTCAAAGAGGTCTTGACGTAGATCATCCTCTGTCTCTCCGAACAAACTACCGAGGCGATACCCGAGATTATCCCACGTCAATTCCTCTGGTGGGGGCCCTTCCGAGTATTTTGAAGAAGCGTCGCTTTCATTGAGGTCTTTCACAGCAGCTGTCCATCCTCGTTTGAATGCACCTTGTCGGTCGCTACCGGGATTTTCCTGTCTTATATCTCCTATTGGGATCGTTGGATCATTCGGCATTAGCAGTGTCTTGTCATCGAGTATTTAAAAATCACACAGGCAGATTACATTCTTCCCACTGGTCAAGCCAAATCCACTGGTTACATCCTCTGCAAATAGCTCTAGTCCGGTCAGCCACGACCATCGACTCACAGATGGGGCACTCACCAAGAATCTGGGTTAAATCTATTTCATAACTTGACGCGGCTTCTGCTTCTGTTTCGACACAGCTTGTGTGCGCTTCAATGTGAGGCCAGAGATCTACTACGTGGACCGTCGAGAGAATCGTTGAGCCTGCCGCGGAGATCTTCTGAACAGGGCGACTGTGGGGGGACGATGGGCAAGTAA
This DNA window, taken from Haloarcula ordinaria, encodes the following:
- the nuoL gene encoding NADH-quinone oxidoreductase subunit L gives rise to the protein MSAFTYAPAIVLLPFVSFLVALFLGDRMPKGGALAGIAATGGSLLLSIWVALTVAGGGVYNEFVYTWVAGIESVTLRFGLLLDPLSALMLLIVTLIAFLVHIFSLGYMNDEGETGLPRYYAGLGLFTASMLGFVVANNLLMAFMFFELVGLCSYLLIGFWFREDGPPSAAKKAFLVTRFGDYFFLIGVVGIVATFGTGLFAPITRGGEVSAASFPMLAEAAITEGATEGIAMLDTVGMAPQAWFTVLGLLVLGGVIGKSAQFPLHTWLPDAMEGPTPVSALIHAATMVAAGVYLVARMYGFYALSPTALAVIALVGGFTALFAATMGLVKQEIKQVLAYSTISQYGYMMLALGSGGYIAAVFHLTTHAVFKALLFLGAGSVIIAMHHNENMWDMGGLKDKMPVTYYAFLSGSLALAGILPFAGFWSKDEVLYEALIHGLGSEGGLATSYIIAYAMGLLAVFFTGFYTFRMVFLTFHGEPRTETARDPHGVRWNVKGPLAVLGVLAATVGFINMKPVAELTGAHIDFLHAWLEGPEEGGWPALLATDSAHYGELLHDVAGVAAGEPLGAIGTLLASAAVSLALAVAGAGFATALYRGPDPEEHTDKLGSLKTLFMHNYYQDEYQVWLATGFTYPLARVMDKFDQGVVDGVVNGVSSVSLFSGQRVRRIQSGVVSNYAMLLTLGLVLLLAAFGIIGGWF
- a CDS encoding complex I subunit 4 family protein gives rise to the protein MLVAVLLAVTLLGAAVVMLSPDRYAGKLAAAISAVPALLSVYMYWAYLTQFEGTGNALLQPGDVAFGQQIPWIDFGGLSISYYVGLDGVSMPLLALTTILTTLAIVSAWTPIDDRQSQFYGLMLFMETSLIGVFTALDFFLWFVFWEGVLIPMYFLIGVWGGPRRKYAAIKFFVYTNVASLVMFAGLFALVFSTDLTSLALPAMAEAFRNASGLPTIAGFGLATISFVLMFFGFAVKVPVFPFHTWLPDAHVEAPTPVSVMLAGVLLKMGTYALLRFNFTMLPETAQQLAVPLAIVGVVSVIYGATLALAQRDLKRIVAYSSISSMGYVILGLVAFTPHGMGGATFQMIAHGLISGLMFMSVGVIYNVTHTRMVGDMSGLADKMPWTVGIFVSAAFGYMGLPLMAGFAAEFLIFQGAFDAATLGSAAPVLTAAAMFGIVIVAGYLLWAMQRTLFGAFDLETDYTVSEAAFHDVAPLAVLLLLVIVLGVNPDLSYEMIQNSILPVIDLGGGA
- a CDS encoding NADH-quinone oxidoreductase subunit N, producing the protein MSSLPAWTSLAPPLALAVTALVLLLVDSIDPDTTNTGLLAGVSVVGSLTSLAFAVWFVVGGTGIPASQGGQGTPVLFNGQLVVDQLALFFMVIVGSVTALVTLASYDYVREHSYQAEYYSLVLLAATGMSVLSATNSLASAFVALELVSLPSYALVAFLKKNKGSVEAALKYFLIGAVSSAVFAYGISLVYAATGVLRFDAVATAIESGVLQTVVDGSVQAQAGEPSVPMSILGVGILLVIGGVAFKTAAVPFHFWAPEAYEGAPAPISAFLSSASKAAGFVLAFRVFATAFPIQTLIADGGALNWVVAFQVLAIATMFIGNFAAATQESVKRMLAYSSVGHAGYVLIGLAALSSSGEGLAFSLSAGMAHLLVYGFMNTGAFLFIALAEYWGVGRRFEDYNGLGREAPLACAAMTVFLFSLAGLPIGGGFFSKFYLFSATMNVGAWSLAAALVINSALSLFYYSRVVKAMWIEEPTGEDRVESYPTGLYTAIVAAAVATVLLVPGFDYVSSVAFRAATLL
- a CDS encoding MBL fold metallo-hydrolase encodes the protein MFTRVSIPTPFQVGAVNAYVAGRTVVDPGPDSEEAWARLLEALEARELAPSDVEQVLVTHPHPDHFGLAARLRSNGARVLASSTAADIMVDFAARLHYEQEYFADFFERCGISRETAVAVTQLPEAFLPYAQSVATDRELAAGDVVTVADERLTVDEVTGHAAGEIIFSFDDDGDDTGIVGDNVLADITPNPFLLPPVDRGGQRPRVLPAFNDSLRWLREQGHDRFLTGHREPVESPRDRIDEILAAHESRTDEVADIVDEGATTPAAVMTDLFGDLPATEYFSGMSEAVGHLDVLEARGRVERRETGGVVVYERA
- a CDS encoding DUF7553 family protein, with the translated sequence MNRHFEDARYYLKRAGETATKGVKTELEPIEQRFRELTGNEEEPEPNRLDQIKADLKELQGKAEGEAAKAIEDAREKIEDYRGTEQQEA